The following are encoded in a window of Telmatobacter sp. DSM 110680 genomic DNA:
- the gyrA gene encoding DNA gyrase subunit A, with protein sequence MPDDQNPQLPLDGGTPPREGSLISINIEEEMRRSYLDYSMSVIIGRALPDARDGLKPVHRRVLYAMSEMGLEYNKKYTKCAKVVGQAMGVYHPHGDSAIYDTLVRMAQPFSLRYPLVDGQGNFGSVDGDPPAAMRYTECRMQRLAGELLADIDMETVDFVPNYDESTLEPTVLPTRIPNLIVNGSSGIAVGMATNIPPHNLTEVVNATIELVKNPKAGLIEILQHVQGPDFPTGGFLYGKSGIVNAYKTGRGRFMMRAKVATENLTKEKLAIIVTEIPYQVNKSKLIERIAELVTEKIVDDISDVRDESDRDGMRIVIELKRGAQPEIVLNQLYKHTQMQESFSMIFLAVLNGQPKEFPLDEAIRAFINHRIDVVQRRTVYLLRKAKEFEHIREGFKIAIDNLDTVIRIIRASASRADARENLYAWGKGTEIIINLGRERLASEERGLSLKQVDAILELQLYRLTQLSVDEILKELNEIREKIAEYESILASDKKLRNVIIKELEKVRDQYGDARRTQIVDESAELQLEDLIADEQVAVTVSHQGYLKRTPISIYRQQRRGGTGRTGMKTREEDFVSQLIIDSTHAYLLCFTNTGRVYWIKVYEVPDVGAAGKGKSMQSLLNLQPGENVRAILPVRDLEEEGKFIFFATRQGTVKKTPLKDFSNVMSRGIIAIAIEKDDDLISAGLTNGKQTIFLGTRDGMAIRFDEEYDPERNGIGLRPMGRNAAGNRGISLKKGDYVIGAAITDSDATRDKERDECAVKLNLTKKLTELRSNLEKAKEQLQKSREELRAAPKETESLTAAVKTSEKRRDDAEKALKEFDDKLGVSKSLILTVTENGFGKRTDVDEYRLTARGAQGVNNLKATPKVGKSASILLVNETSELVVISQWGKIIRIDTKTVRAAGRATQGVRLLNLEEDDKVAAAVIIPPDEVNGKEDEQGTLIQ encoded by the coding sequence ATGCCCGACGACCAGAACCCCCAGCTCCCCCTCGATGGCGGTACACCACCCCGCGAAGGCAGTCTCATCTCCATCAATATCGAAGAGGAGATGCGCCGCTCGTATCTCGACTACTCGATGTCGGTCATCATCGGGCGCGCACTCCCTGACGCTCGTGACGGCCTGAAGCCCGTCCATCGCCGCGTGCTCTATGCCATGAGCGAAATGGGCCTCGAATACAACAAGAAGTACACCAAGTGCGCAAAGGTTGTCGGACAAGCCATGGGCGTCTATCACCCCCACGGTGACTCCGCCATCTACGACACGCTGGTCCGCATGGCGCAACCCTTCTCGCTGCGTTACCCGCTCGTTGATGGTCAGGGCAACTTTGGATCCGTAGATGGCGATCCGCCCGCGGCAATGCGTTACACCGAGTGCCGCATGCAACGGCTCGCTGGCGAGTTGCTCGCCGACATCGACATGGAGACCGTCGACTTCGTCCCCAATTACGACGAGTCCACGCTCGAGCCCACGGTTCTGCCTACGCGCATTCCGAATCTCATCGTCAACGGCTCCAGCGGAATCGCCGTCGGCATGGCCACCAACATTCCGCCGCACAACCTCACCGAAGTCGTGAACGCAACCATCGAGCTGGTCAAAAATCCCAAGGCTGGACTGATCGAAATTCTCCAGCACGTGCAAGGCCCTGATTTTCCCACCGGCGGATTCCTCTACGGCAAGAGCGGCATCGTCAACGCCTATAAAACCGGTCGCGGCCGCTTCATGATGCGCGCCAAGGTGGCCACTGAAAATCTGACCAAGGAAAAACTGGCGATCATCGTCACTGAGATCCCCTACCAGGTCAACAAGTCCAAGCTCATCGAACGTATCGCCGAACTCGTTACCGAAAAAATCGTCGACGATATCAGCGACGTTCGCGACGAAAGCGATCGCGACGGCATGCGCATCGTAATCGAGCTCAAACGCGGCGCCCAGCCTGAGATCGTGCTGAACCAGCTCTACAAGCACACCCAGATGCAGGAGAGCTTCTCAATGATCTTCCTGGCCGTGCTCAACGGCCAGCCCAAAGAGTTCCCGCTCGACGAGGCCATCCGCGCCTTCATTAATCACCGCATCGACGTGGTGCAGCGCCGCACCGTTTATCTGCTGCGCAAAGCGAAGGAATTCGAGCACATTCGCGAAGGCTTCAAGATTGCAATCGATAATCTTGACACTGTAATCAGGATCATTCGTGCATCAGCTTCACGCGCGGATGCTCGTGAAAATCTATATGCCTGGGGCAAGGGAACCGAGATTATTATCAACCTTGGCCGCGAGCGTCTGGCCAGCGAAGAGCGCGGCCTTTCGCTGAAGCAGGTCGATGCCATACTCGAATTACAGCTCTATCGCCTCACCCAGCTTTCGGTTGATGAAATCCTCAAAGAACTTAACGAGATCCGCGAAAAGATCGCTGAGTACGAATCAATTCTCGCCAGCGACAAGAAACTGCGCAATGTCATCATCAAGGAACTTGAGAAAGTTCGCGACCAGTACGGCGACGCCCGCCGCACCCAGATCGTCGACGAGTCCGCCGAGCTTCAATTAGAAGACCTCATCGCCGATGAACAAGTTGCCGTAACCGTCAGCCACCAGGGCTATCTCAAGCGCACACCCATCTCCATCTACCGTCAGCAGCGTCGCGGTGGCACTGGTCGCACCGGCATGAAGACGCGCGAAGAAGACTTCGTTTCGCAACTCATCATTGACTCCACCCATGCCTATCTGCTCTGCTTCACCAACACCGGTCGAGTCTACTGGATCAAGGTCTATGAAGTTCCAGACGTGGGCGCAGCAGGCAAGGGCAAGAGCATGCAGAGCCTCCTCAACCTGCAGCCCGGCGAAAACGTTCGCGCCATCCTGCCCGTTCGCGATCTTGAAGAAGAAGGGAAGTTCATCTTCTTCGCAACGCGTCAGGGCACAGTGAAGAAGACGCCGCTAAAAGACTTCTCAAACGTCATGTCTCGCGGCATCATCGCCATCGCCATCGAAAAAGATGACGATCTGATTTCCGCAGGTCTCACCAATGGCAAGCAGACTATCTTCCTCGGCACACGCGACGGAATGGCCATTCGATTCGACGAGGAATACGATCCCGAACGTAACGGCATTGGTCTACGGCCCATGGGGCGCAATGCGGCGGGCAATCGCGGAATCTCCCTGAAGAAGGGCGACTACGTCATTGGCGCAGCCATCACCGATTCCGACGCCACACGCGATAAAGAACGCGACGAGTGCGCCGTAAAGCTGAACCTGACCAAGAAACTCACCGAACTGCGTAGCAATCTGGAAAAAGCAAAAGAACAACTGCAGAAATCCAGAGAGGAACTACGCGCCGCTCCGAAGGAAACTGAATCACTCACCGCAGCGGTCAAGACCTCAGAAAAACGCCGCGACGACGCCGAGAAAGCGCTCAAAGAATTCGACGACAAGTTGGGTGTCAGCAAATCGCTGATTCTCACCGTGACGGAAAATGGATTCGGCAAGCGCACTGACGTTGACGAATACCGTCTGACTGCTCGTGGCGCGCAGGGTGTGAACAACCTCAAAGCCACGCCCAAGGTAGGCAAGAGCGCGTCCATCCTGCTGGTCAACGAAACCTCGGAACTCGTCGTCATCAGTCAGTGGGGCAAGATCATCCGCATCGACACTAAGACCGTTCGCGCCGCTGGCCGCGCTACCCAAGGTGTTCGCCTTCTTAACCTCGAAGAAGACGACAAGGTAGCCGCAGCCGTCATCATCCCCCCCGACGAAGTGAACGGCAAGGAAGACGAACAAGGCACATTAATTCAATAA
- a CDS encoding PQQ-binding-like beta-propeller repeat protein — protein sequence MFRNNLSHSGAYSAAGVPTLKGVKWTFHTNGEVVSSPAIVNGVIYVGSNDGNLYALDQQTGAKKWVFRTEARIDSSPAVDHDLVYFGSYDGNFYAVETTTGKLRWKFRNAGERRYAATHLHGSLPAGETMPDPFDVYLSSPAVSDGVVYFGSGDGSVYALDATTGTLKWKFKTGDVVHASPAIVDGKLYIGSWDSYLYALDSATGKEIWRFKTGEDPDIHNQVGIQSSATVADGIVYFGCRDSNLYALDAATGKKLWSFNNKGSWVIVSPVVQAGKLYFATSDTALLHVVDAKTGTPIDSLKFFWPIFSSPSIAGTTLYLAGQDGKLIAVDLTSFKPAWTFQSEGSRQNLAALSKPDGKPNYEAVFQSNFYDDVIVGVGKTHTVGTFLSSPVISGSVVYIGSADGNLYALE from the coding sequence ATGTTTCGGAACAATCTCTCTCACTCCGGCGCTTACTCCGCTGCAGGCGTTCCGACCCTCAAAGGCGTCAAATGGACATTCCACACGAATGGCGAAGTCGTATCCTCGCCTGCCATCGTCAACGGTGTCATCTACGTTGGTAGCAACGATGGCAACCTTTATGCCCTCGACCAGCAAACCGGCGCGAAGAAGTGGGTCTTTAGAACCGAAGCGCGCATCGACTCATCGCCGGCTGTCGACCACGACCTTGTCTACTTCGGCAGCTACGACGGCAATTTCTACGCCGTAGAAACGACAACCGGAAAGCTACGCTGGAAATTCCGCAACGCCGGTGAGCGACGCTATGCGGCAACCCATTTGCACGGCTCCTTGCCAGCGGGCGAAACCATGCCCGATCCCTTCGACGTTTATCTGTCCTCGCCTGCCGTTTCCGATGGCGTCGTCTACTTCGGCAGTGGAGATGGCAGCGTCTACGCCCTCGATGCCACCACCGGCACTCTCAAGTGGAAATTCAAAACCGGCGACGTCGTGCATGCCTCGCCGGCAATCGTCGACGGCAAGCTCTACATCGGAAGCTGGGATAGCTACCTCTACGCGCTCGACTCTGCGACAGGAAAAGAAATCTGGCGATTCAAAACCGGCGAAGATCCCGACATACACAACCAGGTCGGCATTCAGTCTTCCGCGACAGTAGCTGACGGCATCGTCTATTTCGGATGCCGCGATTCAAACCTCTATGCGCTGGATGCGGCCACCGGCAAAAAGCTTTGGTCTTTCAACAACAAAGGTTCGTGGGTCATCGTTTCGCCGGTGGTGCAGGCCGGCAAACTCTACTTCGCCACCTCGGACACGGCCCTCCTTCACGTCGTCGACGCAAAAACCGGAACTCCGATCGATTCGCTCAAGTTCTTCTGGCCCATCTTTTCATCACCATCCATCGCCGGCACCACGCTCTACCTCGCAGGACAGGATGGCAAACTTATCGCCGTCGATCTAACATCCTTCAAGCCTGCATGGACCTTTCAGTCGGAAGGCTCCCGTCAAAACCTCGCAGCTCTCTCCAAGCCCGACGGCAAGCCCAACTACGAAGCGGTCTTCCAATCAAATTTTTACGATGACGTGATCGTCGGCGTTGGCAAAACTCACACCGTCGGTACTTTTCTGTCTTCGCCGGTAATTTCCGGCAGCGTAGTCTACATCGGAAGTGCCGACGGCAATCTCTACGCCCTTGAGTAA
- a CDS encoding DUF5715 family protein, with amino-acid sequence MARIAFTTLLLASLVAIPASATRIDTVQLHAHASITKSSVHRAHRTGHPTASHGTPRSLRSTPTSKHKSSASHTTTRQSAHYSSSPSRRVIPSSRYRATLKRSRYNRYRSSARFIPMAAVPAASTRSGTMEIPEPSAKSPESLPTETDAEAAPAPRSTPRPADSTPAANAAHAETDTAPAPGTDPATIAAAGNPLAAPRETRQPIVPASGQVAELMRPPIITGRVSSYTLRGTHDSLVRQNARSEEESLERIEDDADLQDRIARGLLVRVPESGALIVNAALPEDRRYCRPWTADFLTSIARAHQSQFHSPLVVSSAVRTVEYQKRLMRINGNAADAEGDVVSPHLTGATIDIAKSGLSKKEMLWMRNQLLAYQNAGVIDVEEEFHQRCFHITVYKNYSEKAQSHGPRKATPAPQTTETDATATLDPVPDSQ; translated from the coding sequence ATGGCGCGCATCGCTTTTACAACTTTATTGCTGGCCTCGCTCGTCGCAATTCCCGCCAGCGCAACGCGCATTGATACCGTGCAGTTGCACGCCCATGCCTCCATCACCAAGTCGTCAGTGCATCGCGCACACCGCACTGGTCATCCAACGGCATCGCACGGGACGCCGCGTTCTCTCCGGTCGACTCCGACTTCAAAACACAAATCTTCCGCCTCTCACACCACGACTCGGCAAAGCGCGCACTATTCTTCTTCCCCAAGCCGTCGCGTAATCCCGTCGTCCAGATACAGGGCAACTCTCAAGCGCAGCCGGTACAACCGCTACCGCTCTAGTGCGCGCTTTATTCCCATGGCTGCCGTCCCCGCCGCGTCCACAAGATCTGGAACGATGGAAATTCCGGAGCCGTCTGCAAAGTCACCCGAGTCGCTTCCGACTGAAACTGATGCAGAGGCAGCACCTGCACCTCGTTCTACCCCGCGTCCCGCCGATTCAACCCCGGCCGCAAACGCCGCGCATGCTGAGACCGACACGGCGCCTGCCCCCGGCACCGATCCTGCCACCATCGCCGCTGCGGGCAATCCACTCGCAGCCCCACGCGAAACCCGTCAGCCGATCGTGCCAGCCTCTGGCCAGGTTGCCGAACTCATGCGTCCGCCCATCATTACAGGTCGCGTTTCCAGTTACACGCTTCGCGGAACCCACGATTCCCTCGTTCGCCAAAACGCGCGCTCTGAAGAAGAGTCGCTTGAGCGCATTGAAGACGACGCCGATCTGCAGGATCGCATCGCCCGCGGATTGCTTGTCCGGGTACCGGAGTCCGGCGCCCTCATCGTGAATGCCGCGCTCCCTGAAGATCGCCGCTACTGCCGTCCCTGGACCGCAGATTTCCTGACCAGCATCGCGCGCGCGCACCAGTCCCAATTCCACTCGCCGCTAGTTGTTAGCTCCGCCGTGCGCACAGTGGAATACCAGAAGCGCCTGATGCGCATCAACGGCAACGCCGCTGATGCTGAAGGCGACGTAGTCAGTCCGCATCTCACCGGGGCCACCATCGACATCGCCAAGTCCGGACTCTCGAAGAAAGAGATGTTGTGGATGCGCAACCAGCTTCTCGCCTATCAGAATGCCGGCGTTATCGACGTTGAAGAAGAATTCCACCAGCGCTGCTTTCATATAACCGTTTACAAAAACTATAGTGAGAAAGCGCAGTCGCACGGACCGCGTAAAGCTACTCCCGCTCCGCAAACCACGGAGACCGATGCCACTGCGACTCTAGATCCTGTCCCCGACAGTCAGTAA
- a CDS encoding YIP1 family protein, whose protein sequence is MDDQVIQPAAEVAPGLTQVQRVTNVFAAPSKTFADIKAGHKSWWLPFLITVLSGAFLYTAITMQVTWKTVYENQQKLAPEFAKRMMDQMPPEQRAKADAAGPKNQAVTWALSPLGVLLQDLIMALILWPTINFGFGGKATFGSLFVVTVYAGLVLWPIRLILGGISLFAGASPDGFNIGNPAPTNVAAFLNPADTNKALYALLSAIDLPTLWCLIVTSIGVAIVAGVKRPSGYIAVFGWWFVVTLVIVGIAAI, encoded by the coding sequence ATGGACGATCAGGTAATACAACCCGCGGCAGAAGTTGCCCCGGGCCTTACGCAAGTGCAGCGAGTCACCAACGTCTTTGCAGCTCCCTCCAAGACCTTCGCCGACATCAAGGCCGGGCACAAAAGCTGGTGGCTGCCGTTCCTTATAACAGTGCTGAGCGGAGCCTTTCTGTATACCGCCATCACGATGCAGGTTACCTGGAAGACCGTCTACGAGAACCAGCAAAAGCTTGCGCCGGAGTTTGCAAAACGCATGATGGATCAGATGCCGCCAGAGCAGCGAGCAAAAGCAGATGCGGCCGGGCCGAAGAACCAGGCTGTCACCTGGGCGCTCTCTCCTCTTGGCGTCTTGCTTCAAGACCTGATCATGGCCCTCATTCTCTGGCCCACGATCAACTTCGGATTCGGAGGCAAAGCCACCTTCGGATCCCTGTTCGTCGTAACAGTTTATGCAGGACTTGTCCTTTGGCCAATTCGATTGATACTTGGAGGCATCTCGCTTTTCGCCGGTGCCTCTCCCGATGGGTTTAACATTGGCAACCCCGCTCCCACAAACGTCGCCGCATTCCTGAATCCGGCGGATACCAACAAAGCGCTCTACGCACTGCTCTCAGCAATTGATCTCCCGACCCTGTGGTGTCTCATCGTCACTTCCATAGGGGTCGCGATCGTCGCCGGCGTAAAGCGGCCATCCGGATATATCGCCGTCTTCGGTTGGTGGTTTGTCGTAACGCTGGTCATCGTGGGCATCGCCGCCATCTAG
- the fabF gene encoding beta-ketoacyl-ACP synthase II: MNRRVVITGIGLVCGVGNTAPEVWESLVAGASGMAPITGFDTTGFPVTFAAEVKNFDPLNFVEKKEARKMGRFIHFAFAATQEAMEQSGLKITPDIAERVGVFIGSGIGGFEIIEREHTNLLNGGPRKISPFFIPAVIVNMAAGQISIRYGAQGPISATATACATSANSIGDSVRMILHGDADVMIAGGAEASVTPLSVGGFASMRALSTRNDEPTKASRPFDKDRDGFVIGEGAGILILEELEFAKKRGAKILGEVIGYGMSADAYHMTGIAPEGAGAQRSMRAALKDAGVQPEDVGYVNAHATSTPAGDGNESRAIELVFGEHALSKKLKISGTKSMTGHLLGGAGGLEAGITVLALINQELPPTINLDNVDPECKLDYVPNKSVKHNFDVALSNSFGFGGINATLIMRRWTE; this comes from the coding sequence GTGAACCGACGAGTCGTGATCACCGGCATTGGGCTGGTGTGCGGTGTGGGCAACACCGCTCCCGAGGTGTGGGAGAGCCTGGTAGCCGGCGCCAGCGGTATGGCTCCGATTACAGGATTCGACACAACCGGGTTTCCTGTTACCTTTGCCGCCGAGGTCAAGAACTTTGACCCTCTGAACTTCGTGGAAAAGAAAGAAGCGCGCAAGATGGGGCGCTTCATCCATTTTGCTTTTGCGGCAACGCAAGAGGCGATGGAACAGTCCGGCCTGAAGATCACGCCGGATATCGCTGAACGTGTGGGCGTGTTTATCGGCTCGGGGATCGGCGGTTTCGAAATCATCGAGCGCGAACATACCAATCTGCTGAACGGCGGTCCGCGCAAGATATCACCCTTCTTTATTCCCGCAGTAATCGTGAACATGGCGGCCGGACAGATCAGCATTCGCTATGGTGCGCAGGGACCGATTTCCGCAACCGCTACAGCATGCGCGACGAGTGCCAATTCCATTGGCGATTCGGTGCGCATGATTCTGCACGGCGATGCGGACGTGATGATTGCGGGCGGTGCGGAGGCTTCAGTAACTCCGCTGTCGGTGGGCGGATTTGCTTCGATGCGAGCACTTTCAACGCGTAACGATGAGCCTACAAAGGCGAGCCGGCCCTTTGACAAGGATCGCGATGGATTTGTGATCGGCGAGGGCGCAGGGATTCTGATTCTCGAGGAATTGGAATTTGCGAAAAAGCGAGGCGCGAAGATTCTGGGCGAAGTGATCGGCTACGGAATGAGCGCGGACGCATACCACATGACCGGAATCGCTCCGGAAGGCGCTGGCGCGCAACGCAGCATGCGGGCGGCGCTGAAAGATGCGGGCGTTCAGCCGGAAGATGTGGGCTATGTGAATGCACATGCGACGTCGACACCAGCGGGAGATGGAAATGAATCGCGCGCAATTGAGCTGGTGTTTGGCGAGCACGCGCTGAGCAAGAAGTTGAAGATCAGCGGCACGAAGTCAATGACTGGACACTTGCTGGGCGGTGCGGGCGGACTGGAAGCGGGTATCACGGTGCTGGCACTAATCAACCAGGAACTTCCGCCAACGATCAATTTGGACAATGTTGATCCTGAGTGCAAGCTGGACTATGTGCCGAACAAGTCGGTCAAGCATAACTTCGATGTAGCGCTTTCGAATTCGTTTGGATTCGGCGGGATTAACGCAACGCTGATTATGCGGAGATGGACGGAGTAA
- the acpP gene encoding acyl carrier protein encodes MAVEEKVKQIIVEQLQVDEAEVTPGASFQEDLGADSLDVVELVMQFEEAFDLEIPDEDAEKIKTVKDAIDYIEKNEKTAKGK; translated from the coding sequence ATGGCGGTAGAAGAGAAGGTTAAGCAGATCATCGTCGAGCAGTTGCAGGTGGATGAAGCCGAAGTGACCCCCGGCGCGAGCTTCCAGGAGGATCTGGGCGCGGATTCGCTGGACGTGGTGGAGCTTGTGATGCAGTTTGAAGAGGCGTTCGACCTGGAGATTCCCGACGAAGACGCTGAGAAGATCAAGACCGTCAAGGACGCGATTGACTACATTGAGAAGAACGAAAAGACCGCGAAAGGCAAGTAG
- the rmuC gene encoding DNA recombination protein RmuC has protein sequence MQVLIAVLSLVAGIFLGFLIRSNSAKRESGLLEQRNREAIDALGALQKQLVQVQTESAARAGFESLAAERDKTIARLASERDAVRVESQAASETARTQAARISQLEADLNNERQNMAEKIALLETAKQALANQFQTLAADILDQKSKMFSEGSQKELGTLLTPLREQINEFRQRVERVQTESTTGVTELKTLIGTLGTLNQALTEEARSLSTALRGSSKAQGDWGEFILRDLLDKAGLREGEQYVFQQSFAVEGESGERARTVRTDVIVSLPGGRSLVIDSKVSLTAYTDCVNATGEDARKAALKLHMASMRNHISGLAKAGYHNLPGVETPDFVVMFIPIEPAFLMALQGDGELWADAYKQGILLVGPTTLLYVIRIINVLWQQERQARNVQDVMKRGTELYEKFAGFVTDMELIGDSLRKTDKHYGEAMKKLADGRGNLIRQVEMLKELGLRTNKSIPKNLLDRADVDQTELALAAEADSSVEP, from the coding sequence ATGCAGGTTCTAATCGCCGTTTTATCCCTCGTCGCGGGAATCTTCCTGGGCTTCCTCATCCGTTCCAACTCCGCCAAACGCGAGTCCGGCCTCCTAGAGCAGAGAAACCGCGAAGCGATTGACGCACTAGGCGCCCTCCAAAAGCAATTGGTCCAGGTTCAAACCGAGTCTGCCGCTCGTGCCGGATTCGAGTCCCTAGCCGCTGAGCGCGACAAGACCATAGCCCGACTGGCATCCGAGCGCGACGCAGTTCGAGTCGAATCTCAGGCCGCAAGCGAAACGGCCCGCACCCAGGCCGCCCGCATCAGCCAGCTTGAGGCCGACCTCAACAATGAACGCCAGAACATGGCCGAGAAGATTGCCCTGCTTGAAACCGCCAAGCAGGCCCTCGCCAATCAATTCCAGACTCTCGCTGCCGACATCCTCGATCAGAAGTCCAAAATGTTCTCCGAGGGCAGTCAGAAAGAACTGGGCACTCTTCTCACACCGCTGCGAGAACAAATCAACGAGTTCCGCCAAAGAGTCGAACGCGTGCAGACTGAATCCACAACCGGCGTCACGGAACTCAAAACCCTCATCGGAACCCTCGGCACACTCAACCAGGCGCTGACTGAAGAGGCTCGCAGCCTCTCGACAGCCCTGCGTGGTTCCTCAAAAGCGCAAGGCGACTGGGGCGAATTCATTCTCCGCGACTTACTCGACAAGGCAGGTCTTCGCGAGGGTGAGCAGTACGTATTCCAGCAATCCTTTGCGGTTGAAGGCGAAAGCGGCGAACGCGCGCGCACAGTGCGAACCGATGTCATCGTTTCCTTGCCGGGCGGTCGCAGCCTCGTAATCGACTCCAAGGTTTCGCTAACTGCCTACACTGACTGTGTCAACGCCACGGGGGAGGATGCACGCAAAGCCGCGCTTAAGTTGCACATGGCCAGCATGCGCAATCACATCTCCGGTCTGGCCAAAGCTGGATACCACAATCTCCCCGGCGTCGAGACCCCGGACTTTGTTGTCATGTTCATCCCCATCGAACCAGCGTTCCTCATGGCTCTCCAAGGCGATGGCGAACTTTGGGCTGACGCGTACAAACAGGGAATCCTGCTCGTTGGTCCCACTACGCTGCTCTATGTCATCCGCATCATCAATGTCCTCTGGCAACAGGAACGCCAGGCACGCAACGTGCAGGACGTGATGAAACGCGGCACAGAACTCTACGAGAAATTTGCAGGCTTCGTGACAGACATGGAACTGATTGGCGACAGCCTTCGCAAGACCGACAAGCACTACGGAGAAGCAATGAAGAAGCTGGCCGATGGGCGAGGCAATCTCATCCGCCAGGTCGAGATGCTTAAGGAATTAGGTCTCCGCACCAACAAATCAATCCCCAAGAACCTTCTCGACAGGGCCGACGTCGACCAAACCGAACTCGCCCTGGCTGCTGAAGCCGACTCCTCGGTCGAGCCTTAA